The DNA segment CCTGATGAAGCCCGGCTTCTGAAACGGACTCTTTGTTCACACTAGAAAGTGACTCCTGCTTTTGTTTGAAAGATTTAaaattttgtgtgtatttgtaatgtttatttattgatttttttgcctGGTTTAACTCCTAAATTTATAACGTGACATTCACGTGATGGCGAGCGACCCGTCACTTTCTGGCGTGAACGCAGTCGGTTTCGGTATCCGCTCCGGAAAGAACCTGGGTGGTCCTGCAAATCTCAGAAAGCACCATATTGAAATGGGTTTGTTTGTTGATGTTCTCCTGTCTTATCTTCTCCCAAGATCATCTCTCCCACCGCGTTATTCCTGGCGGCGAAAGTGGAGGAGCAACCCCGGAAACTTGAACACGTGATTAAAGTGGCGCATGCCTGTTtaaaccctcaagagcctcctTTAGACGCAAAGAGTAATGTAAGTCTGGGTGATTCCCggctcttttttctttatgttttgttAAGTCATTTCCTACCTCCAGTCTCGTAAATGCTCCGTTTGTGTGGCACCGGTTCTTCCGGCTCCCGAGCCATAAACGGCCCCTCGCTTAATATTTTGGGGGGCATGTAGGCATCCATGATCAGTTTTCCAGAAAAAGCATCAGAATTCAGCTGCCACGACTGTCGGAAGCCCTCGATCAGGGTGGCGGCTGATAGTGTGGGTTAAAAGCTTATGAGGCGAGACACATTACAGGCATTATGTAATGATTGTCTATTGAACTTCAGGCGTACCTCCAGCAAGCGCAAGAGCTGGTGATACTTGAAACCATAGTGCTGCAGACTTTAGGTAAGTGGAAGCCTGTGGAAGGATGAATGAACGTATGTTGCACATAACCGTTTGGTCTCGAAAACCAGCCACAGCTACTTTTTGTGCTTAAACCAAATACTCACATAGTGTTTACTGAGCATTtccaaatgaaaaacaaactttGCCTTGCTATGTTAATCAAAAGTGTACAGACATTAAACCAGTAGAttattggggaaaaaatgtgTAACAGGATAACGGGAATGATCTTACAGGGGGTTAGTGTTTGTCGATTTAATTGGGTGATGCTGTAAGTAGGCACGTGCTGATATAAGACCAGTCATCGCGATAGGATAATCAGGAAATCGCTATTTTCCAGAAATCTATCCAGAGGACGAGGCGGGAAGTCGAATCTCAATAATTATAAATGGTGGAGAAACATGTGGCTGGAAAGGTCCATATATTGACCTTTCCAGTGTGGTGTTCTGATTGCTGAAGATAGACAAATCAAATCTCTCTAGAGAAATGTTGGAGAGACACATGGCTGCAAAAAGTCCGATACTTTTGCGTACAGAAAAACCTAAAAACGCTACACGCTGCTTCTCAGTTTAGGTCACGTTCTCTTCCTGAAAAGCGGCGTCTGGCGATCCGTCCTTACTCTCAGCAGCAGCCGCTTTCCTCACTGCCTGCTCTAATGAGTTGCTCTCCAGGTCCAGACAACTGGAGACCAGTTATCAGCACATGCCTAATTATCAGCACATCTAGCCTTGCCTATTATTCAGTCTCTAGGTTTAATGTGTATGcattagtgttttgtttttagtttataGATCAAATTGGACAATGTTCTTGCATTGCGCTTGAGCGGTATTTGATGCTAATGCCCTTTCTGTTGCAGGCTTTGAAATAACTATTGAGCATCCTCATACTGATGTTGTGAAATGTTCCCAACTAGTGCGAGGTAGAGACTTTGCTTCTTCAaccccttttttatatttatataacagtCTCTACACCATTATCCCCCGTAAACAACCGTATGTGTGACCTTTTTTGACCTAAGCATGAACTACAGTACAAGGAGAGGTAACccctcccccccaaaaaaaattaattcccTCCCCATGTGTTAGAAAACGTAGAGCTCTTATTGCGACTCGTAGATGTCACAAATCTTAACACGTTtttatcttttcctttttcccctcTCGTTCACAGCAAGCAAGGATCTGGCACAGACTTCCTATTTCATGGCTACCAACAGGTTGTTATCCTGAACCTCATTTGTTGCACTGTGACTGCACACTATAGCTTCCTTTACTGCAGGTTCCCCTCGAAGTGTCCGACACCCTCGATGCGCCGGCGGCTTCTGGGACGCCTCTTTTCCCACCCGTTAACCCGGGAGGGCAAGGCTGCACGGCGGTACCGGCCCCCGGTCGCAGTGCGGTGTATTGTACGAGGGATCACTGTCGGCACCGAGGGGGTCAGATGCACAATGAGAAGTGTAGTGGTGCTCTTGAACCTCACGTTTGCTTGGTTTCAGGAGTGCATTtgtcttacaaaaaaaaaaaagaaaagacacttTGGTAGCCTGAATAGCAGCTAAAGATTACACAGATGTATACATTACATAGAAGGCCTCAAGGTAAGTCCCCAGAcccctttaaaatattttttttgtaattttttttttataatttttgtcatatCAGCTTAATAATCCGtctgatatttttttacacacacgtaaacatttcacattatctattcttatttgtttcattttttttttttttgttaattcatttttaaaaaacccATTAAGGACCTAATTTTTATGGCACCTCTCACAAAAATTAGCGAAGAAGGCTGTGAAAAATTGTCAGTGCAGAAAAATTCACCGAAACACTGTCTTTATGGATATCAaccaattgcaaaaaaaaaaaatcgaataaaCAGCAAGTGGTGTCAGTGAGTCGCCTCTAGAGGGTGCTCTCGCACTGTATAATGCGACCCGGAAAAAATGTCTGTAttgatttttgctgatagttccAATCGTCAAGACCGATGGATCTAAGCTATTCCTTCATACATGATCTCCAGATAACTCTGGTGGATTCTAATCTTCAGtccaaaggttttttttagggATTTCAGGTCAAgtgggtgtgttgtgtgtgtgcatgtgtttgatgTCCATGAAAGCTGAGCATTTTTCTGATTAATAgttcaatttttttccccctaaaaggTTTAACAATAGACAAAAATTTCACAGCCTTCTCACTTTTTTGTTCACTTGAGAATTGCACGATTGAGTTCAGCCAAACTTGTCAGATTCACATCCAGGCACAGATTTTGAATGGCATCCAGCCGAAGCAAAGAGGTCCTCAAAGGGTTAGATGTGGAGCTTCCTGTGTCGAATGTTTGTgtaattttgtttcttttcctttcaggtacatgatgattttttttaacagcttttTAGAATTAATGAAAATTTGTAGTCCATATTGTTTAGggttatttctgttttttaaatcaatgtttGCATGTGGGACAAAGGTGTAATATTTGAACATgtcaagtaaaaaaagaaaactataacTATCTTTTGAGCGAAGGGAGGAACCAATCGGATTTAAGGCCGTCATACGAATACATAAACATCTCTACCATTTTGAAGAATTTTTTCCCCGAATGTACCGTTACCATGATGGACTTCAGGGCACGTGACTCAcggcaaaacattttaaaaatacaagttATTGTTCTTAACATAGTCAGAACAATTCGAATGAATCTGAAGCTGCACTACGAATGCTTTACTTGATGTTAAATAAAAGTAGGTTGGTGTTTGTGTCGACGCAGTGGGTCCTGGATTATCGCAGCTCCTGATTACTTCCAATTGAAACAATGTCATAATGCCCATAGTACTCTGGGTAATACTAGATTATTTACAATTGGATTCGTATCACATCTTTTCCTACATTAGCTTTTCTAATCCATGGCACCCGAGGTTCATCACTGGTATTTTTCCGTGTAAATCTTGACAGAGATCCCACCAGTCCCATTTCCAAACATTGGTCTTGTTCATTGGCACAGGGTTACCATCCAATTTTCACCACGACCTCATTATTACATGCGTCTCAGTACTATTAAAGTGCATAACTTTTGAAATCCTGTAGTATCCACTGCAGAATTTAATATATCCAGTGCTTGTCTGTTTAATATAGTGGTGGTAGAGTGTCGAAAGTTCTTGCAAATGCTTTGGATTCGATAGTAAATCTAATGGATGATAATTATGTGCTTGTTTTCTGCCTTCTCCTTGAACCTATAACCCTTTTTCCTCCTTTCAGGACAATAATTGCATGGCATTTGGAAATACACGACTTTGTTTAGTGAAGTATTGAAACCGAGTCGAACCCCTCGTTAGTTTTTGTGTCCCAGATTTGCTTTGTGGGTTGGGTGATCAGATGATGAGGGTTGAGCATCTGTGATGCCTGACATCCTTGACCGCCGATGAATATCATCGATATTGGAAAACGGAAGAGACGCAAATCACTTTGGATTATGATTCGAGTGATTTATTGAAAGCTGCAAATAATcgatattagattttttttttctacatcacCCAGCCCTTGCATTAGATACTCTCCGAATCCAGCGATAAACTGCCTTACAAGTTCattataattctataatttaGAATTGatttataaattgtatattaaaaatacatgtcTACCGACATGTTGAATGTTTAAAAGCGCGTCTCGGCTGTGTCTGATGAAGGTCTGCTCTTCGTTTGTCTTCCCTCGTCTCCTCCACACAGCCTCCACCTCACCACGTTCTGCCTGCAGCACAGGCCCACGGTCATCGCTTGCGTATGCATTCACCTAGCCTGCAAGTGGTCTAACTGGGAGATACCCGTGTCTACCGACGGCAAACACTGGTGGGAGTACGTAGACAATTCGGTCACTCTCGAGCTACTAGACGGTGAGTGGATCAGTTTCTAGCGATCGTGTCCCGTGGTGTGTGTGCGTACGGCGAAGCTGAGCTGTAAACGTCTTCTCATGCAGAGCTGACGCACGAGTTCCTTCAGATTTTGGAGAAGACTCCCAGTAAGTTAAAGAGGATTCGAAACTGGAGGGTAATTAATTCTGTgtgtaagcttttttttttaaatattgatttatatattattacgGCGTGTATTCAAACTTTTGGGGTGGGGGGTTTCCTCTCAGGCAACACAAGCTGCGAAAAAACCTAAAACGGACGGACCATCATCAGAGAGCACGTCTTTTCCCGACCCCTCGTTAGCCCAGGACCAGTCGATGGTAGACGCCGTTTCCGGAGTTTCCACGAACGCAGCCTTTTCCAAACCTTCTACGTCGTTCCCTATGTCCCTCCAAGGCAGTGGGCTTCCATTGGACCATATTGCCGGCACTGTGCAAGGCACATCATACGATTTTCCAGGCTCTGCGGACTGGCCTCATGACCAAGCACTCTCAGACTCGTACTTTCTTAAACAGCTTCCTCTGCATCTTCACCGCACCGAGTTTCCCACAGTCAAACAGGAACACAAGGCCAAGTCGTCAGCGTTCCCGCCCCCTTCCACGTCTCAGCCGCTAAAAATGTCCCTGGAGAAGTACAAGGAGAAGCACGCGGCCGAACTGGCGGCCCAGAAACGCAGGCAAGAGCAGCCAAGCACGGAATCAGAGTCCAGAGATTTGTTCGGTGGGTCTGGTCAGGTTGAGCACCGAAAGCCGCAACACCCTTACGCTCACTTGCAGCAGGGCTCGAGCGGCACCTCCATAAGCTCGCCGCTGAAGATGAAACTGCCCTTAATGGGCCAGGAGAAAGCCCGTGGAGACAGACGGGAGAAAGGGAGCTCGCTGAAGCTCCGTCTTCCCGTCCAGGCCGAGAAGAGTGGAACGAGTAAAGAGgagctgaagatgaagatcaagGTTTCCTCGGAACGCCACAGCTCGTCGGATGAAGGCGCGAGCAAAAGCAAGCATTCCAGTCCGCTGGTCAGCAAGGAAAAGCATCGGCACCACCATAAACACTCGAACCCGCACTCGCACGGGGGCGGAGGAGGCGCCTCTGCCCTCAGGAGCCCCGGGGGTGATGGGGCCCAAGGCTCGAGCTCGTCCCGTAAGAGGACGCATACCGACGCCAGCCATAATCACCAccccaaaaagaacaaaagctCCAAGCCAGCCGCAGGTAATTCTTCTCCACGTGAGTACAGTGTGTCTCATCTCGCAGCTGTGTACTTAACCTCCTTCTCTGTCGCACAGCAGGTGGACTCCGAACATCTCAGCACGCTCCCGAAAGCGGACAAGGAGTCGGCGGAGAGCCGTGGTCCTGAGAACACCAACACACAGTACAAGGACTCGCTGTTAAGGACTCATGCGACGAAATCATGAGCGCCTTTTGAGAAGGACACAGAGGTTTATCCTCGTTTAAAACGTGAGCGAGGTGAAGAGTAAAAAAATCTTCCTGAAGTTTGTGATTCCCTTCGCTCGCTTGCTGCCTTTTTTTTCGTACGCCTAACTGCTGCTTTGTGTTCCACATTTccaagtgtgtgtgggggtgtgtatCAGCGCTATGGGGACATCCTGGTGCAAATAAGTTTCTCCACACAATAGAATGCTATGCTAAGGCAAGAAGGGTGCgaatatctttttttctttttcttcttccttacgtgataatttaaataataccGTGTAAGACACTGAAGCGATCCTGCTTTTTgtaaacacccccccccccccacgcTGCGTAGTTGTAAACAcgcaaccttttttttcccgctTCAGTATCTTTATGTACGATGTGCATGTCTCAGCCATCGAAGGAATGCAGTAGAGCGTCGTTTACGCAGGGTGGAGataaatgtacatacgtttttGTATGTTTAAAGAAAAGCTATACTTTAAATACTCAGGTTTGGCGCTGCTTGTATCATTCGGGGACGCGAGAGCCTGTATTGCGCACAGCGGTCAGAAGAGGGCGCAGGAATTCCAACAATCACCTGGCATGTCGTCCGAGGCGATGCAGTGTAACTAATACTAATTAATCTTTTTGTGACCTCCGACATGGACTTCAGCTGGATGCCAAAGTCTgtgcctcaaaaaaaaaaaaaaaaaaaaatcaaataaggACACGTTCTAATTCTATGAAGTTTACATAACCGTTGCTGTGAAGTGCATTTAAAATCGGTTCCTTGGTTACTCTGTAGCCTCTTTGTACAAAGTTGTATATCGATAAGACGTTTTGAATAATTGGTGTTGAATAAGAGGCGCCTGGGCCGTGCCCTACCAGTTCAGTCTTGCACTGGTTTGTTTCTTCCttagatgtttttgttttttaatttgtacatgcattcagtttttctttttttttttctcttcgcACCAAACAGTTTCTGAGGCATTTAATTTCCGACAGAAACCGAGACATTCAAGCAAGGCAAGTCCAAAATCTTCGATTATTTTTGGATTTCGTCTCCATTTCATTTGGATTATGACAATAAATCACATGGTTTCCACTACTTTAACTTCAGCCTCAGTTTTTATTCAGCGCATTTCCCGCATGGCTTCACTCGGCCATTTCAAGGACTTTACAAGACGGTCTTTTTGCTGCTTTCTCGTGTACCCTGTGTGCATATTTGGCATCCGATCATGTAAGAACCAGTGGTGCACAGTCATGAAGTAAATGCAATTCTCTACTGTACTTCAGTAGCTTTTTCGAGTATctgtactgaagtattttcGTTGCGCTACATTTCAGACATTTACTATTTACtcaactttttacattttgctaaatcagtcgttcgtttttatttacgaggataaaaacgtaaccggtcaaacacgcagcgatCTACCAATCAGGGATTGAGGCATCGAACTCCATTTTAAACTCGTTtagattggcgcttggtgtatctactcggcacgaacatacagttcagcgtcagttcaacaccAAGCAGAAcgtttagagaggaataaattatGGGCGAATCTTCTGtctaatataaagtatattaagTCTAATATTCATTGTACAATTGTttattatagaaacaaaaaaaaatcagcattagGAGGATCAGAAACTGGCCTACATACATCAACACACATCTATGTACAACGTGAAAATTGTCAGGAAACACATTGGCACGTGTTCATTTAAACATCGacctttacatttatggcgtttggaagacgcctttatccagaaccacttatacaactgaacagtggtttaagggccttactcgggggccctgctcaagggctgAGCAGAGttacagcttggtggtgctgggatttgaactcacgacatTCTGAgcaacatcttaaccattgagctaccacctcccccgcTTCAGAAGGAGTCTTTCAGGCAAGATTACTGGTGAAGGATTGAAGACTTGTTAGTCGTAGACTGTCGGAGGTAAAACACAAACGGATGCTGTAATAAATCTGCTGCTGATGGTCTCTGTTTCTGGtcactgtaaaaacaaaacaaaaattattcatctagaaaagaaaaaatcttttatttgatTCCTTATTGTTGCTAATTTTGGTCCTAAATCGCGTTAGAGGTCAGATGTGTTTGAAAAGGGCGCTTACTTGATCAAACATTCCTGGACAAACCCTTTAGCGTCTTCTGAGAAAACATCAGGTAACGAAGGCATTAAACCCTTTTTGGCTCCAATATAGAAAAGGGCTGCCATCTTGCCCATATGTGCCAATGGTGGCTTTCCCGTGGCCATCTCAAACACCGTGCACCCAATGCTCCATATGTCTGACTTCTTACCATGGCCAGACTCATTAATCACCTCCGGAGCCATCCAGTACGGTGTCCCATGCACAGACGTTAAGAAATCGCTCCGGCTTCGCTGTGCGTCAAACAGTTAAGGCGACGAGCGCAGCCGAAATCGATCAACTTGATTATTCCGCTGGGCATCAGCATGATATTGTTCCCTTTCAAGTCCCTATGGATGACTCTGTTGTCATGAAGGTAAACCACGCCTTCTAAAATCTGCCGCGTATAAAGGGCAAACACCTTCTCGGGTAACGGTCCAAAGCGATTCAGAACATTGGAGATGGAGCCTCCAGGGACATATTCCATCAAAATGCTAATAACGTTGCCGGAAAGAGTGGTGCCCAAGAAGCCCACAATGTTTTGGTGATTAAGGTTCTTCAGAAGGTCTACCTCTCGCTCCAGCCGATCGTACTCCTTCTCTGCCGTCTCCGAATTGGAGACATCAAGCGTCACCTGTTTGACTGCAATCAGCTGGCCCTCACTTGAGAGTCCGCAGTACACCTGCAAACATAAGCAAAGGGAGTGGTGGAATTTCAGTTCATCTCTCTAATACAGGTAGGTACCGAGTTATAATGCGTTCCGATGACTCCATagaaaatatcgtaagtcgagACATGCGTGACATTGCCTAACCTACCCAGGAGTTTTAAAGAATAGTGATTAGTATGGTGTATcatattgtaatttgttaataattttggggtacataatttagcaaaacagcaatttacactattgtaatgtttaaacatcaaagtatatatatatgtttgtggcaGCAGGAACGTGGACGTGCACTGGTTCGTGAGTGGAGAGCAGAGCTGGATGAACTGAGCGGTAAGAACCACACCAGTAGCTGATGAGACGTCCGACTGCGATAAACACAAGCttaaaattgggctttgaaacaaAATATGCGCTCTCTAACACGGCGAAAAAACGCCGTAAAAATCTCCCGCCTTTGAGATGTGTGCATCTGGCAACGTCCCAACATATCGTACTGCATATACACTGTATGCCTGGCGCACGAGGATGTTTTTACAGTTTCGTTGATCGAAAAATCGCAAGTCGCACCACTCTAACTCAGGGACCACctgtatttttttactaatcACTGCCAAAATATTTGCAACCGTTTGACGCTAAGTTACTTACAGTTCCGTACGCCCCTCTGCCCAGAATTTCTCCTTTTGTCCATGTGATTGTATCATCAACACTGGACTTCTCAGTACGAAGCAGATTGTTCAACGGAGTAACCTGTTAGAGAATAAGAAAGGTCAATTTTTTTACGAATTAGAGTACAGGTTTAACTCTTATtagctgtttattattttgcaccTCGTTTAAAATTACCTTGAATTTTTCTGGAGGGTCGTTTGTCCATTCTGGATTTTTCGGTTCCCCCTCTTTTTCTTCCAACGAAATCAATTCTTCTGCCAAACGTCTCAACAAGTCGTCTGTAACGGGTCCCTCGCCCACTTCATCGAAAAACCTGTATACGGGGGACTTTGTCCTGTTGCCTGTCCATGTGTTGATCAAGGGTTGTGACGAGAGCTGAACTGCATCAGAGTCCTCAGTTTCACTTGAGAATAATTCATGTCTTTCATTAATATGCTTGTCTGTTTTTAGTTGTAAGAGCTGCATGCTATGATTGGGTCCTCTGTGTGACTGAAATGAGCTGGATAAACCTCCTGGCTGATTATGGaaggaaatattttttaaagtttctAAAGTAACTTCTCTGATCATTGACAGGATAGGACTATGTTCAGTCTGTGCTAGTAAGTCCAACTCGTGCCTCTGATCATCTTTAGTGGTAAGAAGTTGATGCTTTCTTTTCGGGTTGTTTCCCTCAGAGCCGAGAATTTCCCTGGCACTATTTTGCCTTGAATCATGGCTTTGTGGATCAGTTGGTGGGACTTCTTTCCTCTTGCGGTGTTTCCCTTTGGAAATTGTGCCCTTCTTTCTGTCATGCCTCCGCCTGTTATTCTCTGCAGGTTTTGGAGCTCTATGTTGTCCACTCAGTTGCCTCTTAACTTGAGGAGCAGAGTACACCAGCTTGGGCCTGTCGACAGAACTACCTGCTTTGAGGTTTTCGTATAATGGGGTggcaaacatttcaaaaatagCTGGTCCTTCATCTGAGTGATGAATTTCCAGAAACATGTCTCTATAACTCACATGGTCCAGAGATGATTTGGTTCTTTGTGGCCCTGAAATTCCAGGCCtttttgcttgcttgcttgtttTCCTTGTGTCCCGATTGACAAGTTGCCCTTGACTTTGGGGTTTGTTTGAGATCTTTTTTGCTCCACACAGCCTTCCTTCCTGCATAGACTCTGGAGTCCTTTTGTGTTTCAATGGTGCATCCTTAAGTTTGGGTCTAGGTTTTAGAGGTGCCATGTTTGTTAGATCCGCTTCATTGTTCTCGCCAGTAATATTTTCGATGAGGCAACTGTCTTCGATTCTAACTTGGGACAGTTGTTTCCTTCtggatttttttgcaaaatgtcGTCTCGCATTTGTTCGGTCCAAGATGTTAAATGTTTGGGCAGTGTGAGGAGGTTTGCATTGTATTTTACCAGCTCTGGTTGTCTTTCTGGCTTTGCTGGTTTCTGCTTTATTGGGATGCAATGTGATATTCACAGGAGAGATACGGGGCTCGGTTGGAACAAAAGATCCATCTTCAGGTGCAGGTTTGCCCTCTGGAACAGTCTCATTTGTTTCAAGTTCATTTGCAAGAGACCCGATTATTTCCACACCATTGGTCTCACAGCTATCCAGATTCCTCAATGTTTTAGAGTTGTGCATCATCTGGGCCTCAAGTTTTTGATGCCTCATGAATGGAGGTTTGGGACTATTTGATGTCACATGTTCTGTAATCCCAGAATTGATTAGTTGTACAGATAAAGCGGGCAGTAAGGCTGTATATGGTTCTCTTTCAAAGTTCCCAAACATTTGCCCTGTTTCCTGAGGACCCTCTTCATCAAGAGAGCTTTGACTGCTGTAGCTGCTCTCCTCACTTCCCCTTCCTTTGCCTTTTGAGCCTCTGGAGCTCAGACGGAagaaactctctctcttttccttggAGCCAAAAGATAAGAGGCTGGATAGCTTAGGAGTCGATGGACACTGGAAGTTTGAAAGCATGCGCCCTTCTTGGTACTCTTGGTCGAGTGGAGCCAAATGTTTTGGAGTGCGTAGGCAAGGAACAGGAAGTGGATCCTGAATGGTAGAATATATAAAAGGTAAGTTTGCAAAAAATCATCATCTAAGGAATTGCAAGACCAGTAGGAACTCAACTTACCCTTTGTCCATCAGCCTCACTGATACTGAGCCCTGTAATTTATTGCAAAATTATCATCACTTGTATGAATCAACCACTTCGGTTATGGTGAACATTTTTGACACTTACTGTTCTGTATATTGGTCCGTACTTGTGGTAGAAAGTTTGCATCAAGGAGGCCCAGGCTTGGAGCAGCCTGGTTAAGTGGAGACAAATATGGAACTGGGTGGATCCCAAGAATATCTTGAGTCTTTTCTGTGACCTTGGTCATGGGAGGGATGGGTATTAAGGAGGTTTTCATTCTATTATCAGAGGTTGGAAACAAGATCCCACCTTTGTTCCAACTTTTATTCCTTTCCCTCAGACTTGGTAATGATGTCCACCTAGGAAAACCAGgacattttgttttgcattctaAATCAGACAGTTTGAAAATGCATAGTGAGCCTATTTCTCTGTCCTCCCTCGGTCTTGTTTTGGGATAATGGGATGACCTGGAAACATGGTCTTATGCTGACAGCTGGTTAAACCTGTAACAGTATTCCTCTGTGCAGTCTTTGTGTAAAAATGGGAGCAATACACTAGAATGTGAGTGGACCAAGAGGCTTTTTTCCCCAAGCATATAGTGGCTCGGGGTGCACAGGTGCAGCTCTTTTTAGGGCTGTTTGTCCTAATTTGTAATTGTTTCCTCACCACCATGTGGCTAATTCTGATTGTTTGAATGCTAAGTATGTTGGTCAGCTGGCTCACCTAGTTGCCTTGCTGTGGGTCTTGGGCTCCATAGTACTTTGAAAGCACAAGGGGATGATCTTATCTGTGGACACAAAAAGTCAGGTCACACCGACTCGAGCAGTATTTTTAATTCTAGGACTTTTGCTAAAACAAGCCCTGAGGATAAACTTGCACATCCATCATTGACGCAGGTTAAATACGCATCTTTGCAAGACGTGCATTAGTTCTAAAGACATAGTAATCATTCGTAATTATATTCGCTGTTCTGGCTTTAAGTTTGATgttcttaaataatttttaacaagTCTTAATTTTCGAAGTTCAAGCagcactttttgttttgtttctgtggTGGTGtcagttctttctttcgctagtctaaatataattcgctgtattatgactacaaatgagaccaacagccaatcagctttttgttatttgtttaagTCTCTCTTGTattgtaccacagacgtaaaacGAATTTTATTTTCAGCTATAAGGAAGTGCAAGTTTATCGATATTTAGCTTGTTTGGTTTTGGTTATGgctggttgctgtgtgtgtttttgatgtaaaATAGATCGTAAATTTCCTTCTTACTGGTCttaaaaatcttaaatttgactttgtgaaacctgcagaaacactGTATCTAGTAAATTGGATTAGAATAAAACCTTACCCCTGCTGCCTTCCTTGACCGGAAATCCAAAACAATGTGCTATGATccgatgatttttttttttttttctccaataaTTATTTCCCATCTGGAAGCTTGGTGTCTCCTAATCTTGCATTGTGGATCGTATGGGTCTGAGATCACTTGACTGTTTTGTGTTAAGTGACTCTGCTTAGTCGGACCCACCCCTTCCATTGTCAGTGTTGCTTTGTGGGATGGGCCAGACTAGTgagtatcagtgtgtgttgacAGAGACAGGCTGGAGTGTTTAATTCAACAGAGAGTGATGCCTCAGG comes from the Silurus meridionalis isolate SWU-2019-XX chromosome 3, ASM1480568v1, whole genome shotgun sequence genome and includes:
- the ccnt2a gene encoding cyclin-T2a isoform X2, with the protein product MAAHRGSSTKWFFSREQLEATPSRRCGVEPDRELSYRQQAANLIQDMGQRLNVSQLTINTAIVYMHRFYMYHSFTKFHRNIISPTALFLAAKVEEQPRKLEHVIKVAHACLNPQEPPLDAKSNAYLQQAQELVILETIVLQTLGFEITIEHPHTDVVKCSQLVRASKDLAQTSYFMATNSLHLTTFCLQHRPTVIACVCIHLACKWSNWEIPVSTDGKHWWEYVDNSVTLELLDELTHEFLQILEKTPSKLKRIRNWRVINSATQAAKKPKTDGPSSESTSFPDPSLAQDQSMVDAVSGVSTNAAFSKPSTSFPMSLQGSGLPLDHIAGTVQGTSYDFPGSADWPHDQALSDSYFLKQLPLHLHRTEFPTVKQEHKAKSSAFPPPSTSQPLKMSLEKYKEKHAAELAAQKRRQEQPSTESESRDLFGGSGQVEHRKPQHPYAHLQQGSSGTSISSPLKMKLPLMGQEKARGDRREKGSSLKLRLPVQAEKSGTSKEELKMKIKVSSERHSSSDEGASKSKHSSPLVSKEKHRHHHKHSNPHSHGGGGGASALRSPGGDGAQGSSSSRKRTHTDASHNHHPKKNKSSKPAAGGLRTSQHAPESGQGVGGEPWS
- the ccnt2a gene encoding cyclin-T2a isoform X4; translated protein: MAAHRGSSTKWFFSREQLEATPSRRCGVEPDRELSYRQQAANLIQDMGQRLNVSQLTINTAIVYMHRFYMYHSFTKFHRNIISPTALFLAAKVEEQPRKLEHVIKVAHACLNPQEPPLDAKSNAYLQQAQELVILETIVLQTLGFEITIEHPHTDVVKCSQLVRASKDLAQTSYFMATNSLHLTTFCLQHRPTVIACVCIHLACKWSNWEIPVSTDGKHWWEYVDNSVTLELLDELTHEFLQILEKTPSKLKRIRNWRATQAAKKPKTDGPSSESTSFPDPSLAQDQSMVDAVSGVSTNAAFSKPSTSFPMSLQGSGLPLDHIAGTVQGTSYDFPGSADWPHDQALSDSYFLKQLPLHLHRTEFPTVKQEHKAKSSAFPPPSTSQPLKMSLEKYKEKHAAELAAQKRRQEQPSTESESRDLFGGSGQVEHRKPQHPYAHLQQGSSGTSISSPLKMKLPLMGQEKARGDRREKGSSLKLRLPVQAEKSGTSKEELKMKIKVSSERHSSSDEGASKSKHSSPLVSKEKHRHHHKHSNPHSHGGGGGASALRSPGGDGAQGSSSSRKRTHTDASHNHHPKKNKSSKPAAGGLRTSQHAPESGQGVGGEPWS
- the ccnt2a gene encoding cyclin-T2a isoform X1 — its product is MAAHRGSSTKWFFSREQLEATPSRRCGVEPDRELSYRQQAANLIQDMGQRLNVSQLTINTAIVYMHRFYMYHSFTKFHRNIISPTALFLAAKVEEQPRKLEHVIKVAHACLNPQEPPLDAKSNAYLQQAQELVILETIVLQTLGFEITIEHPHTDVVKCSQLVRASKDLAQTSYFMATNSLHLTTFCLQHRPTVIACVCIHLACKWSNWEIPVSTDGKHWWEYVDNSVTLELLDELTHEFLQILEKTPSKLKRIRNWRVINSATQAAKKPKTDGPSSESTSFPDPSLAQDQSMVDAVSGVSTNAAFSKPSTSFPMSLQGSGLPLDHIAGTVQGTSYDFPGSADWPHDQALSDSYFLKQLPLHLHRTEFPTVKQEHKAKSSAFPPPSTSQPLKMSLEKYKEKHAAELAAQKRRQEQPSTESESRDLFGGSGQVEHRKPQHPYAHLQQGSSGTSISSPLKMKLPLMGQEKARGDRREKGSSLKLRLPVQAEKSGTSKEELKMKIKVSSERHSSSDEGASKSKHSSPLVSKEKHRHHHKHSNPHSHGGGGGASALRSPGGDGAQGSSSSRKRTHTDASHNHHPKKNKSSKPAAAGGLRTSQHAPESGQGVGGEPWS